The Paenibacillus pabuli DNA segment ACAGGCCTATGTACATACGGAGATGGTATCCGGAATTGGACGAGATGCCTCTGCCATTCAATATCTTGCTGATGTGTTTAAAGTCGATGGGATTGTGACAACGAAGAGCAATGCGGTGTCAGCAGCCAGACAAGCCGGCATATTAAGCATTCAACGTATATTTGCCATTGATTCAGCAGCCATTGAGACTGCAGTGCGGATGATTAAGAGCTATAAACCTGATGAGGTTGAACTGATGCCAGGACTTATGCCTCGAGTCATCCAAGAACTGAAAGAACGCATCACACAGCCGTTAATTGTTGGAGGACTAATCCGGCACGAAGAAGAGATACAGCAAGCTTTAAAAAGCGGAGCAGATTTCGTTTCAATAGGGCATGAGAAATTCTGGACGTAATTTCATACATTTATCCTTGGGTGGAGACGACGAGAAAACCCGGTGGTACGTAAATCAATACAACCTTGATGTTGAAGGAGGGTGATTTGCTGCTGGGTTTTTTGTGTTGTCCAAAAAATACAACGGGAGGTAATAGAGCATGATTATTCAAGCCGTCGCTCATCGAGGCTATCCAAAGAAATATCCGGAAAATACGTTGTCTTCCTTTTTAAAAGCAGTGGAACTTGGGTTCACCCATCTTGAACTGGATGTACATCTCAGCAAAGATGGAATCCCCGTTGTCATTCATGATCATACCGTTGATCGCATGACGAATGGATCGGGCAGGGTAGCCGATTATGCAGCTTCTGAACTGCAAGCTTTCAAAATAGAACAGGATGAGCATATACCAACCCTTGAAGAAGTGCTGCGAGCTTTGAAGGGGAAAATTGGGCTTAACATTGAGCTTAAGCAGATGGGTGACTATTATCCTCAGCTGGAGGAGAAGGTACTCGAAGTGATTGAGGAATTTAACATGCTGGATCAGGTCGTCATTACGTCA contains these protein-coding regions:
- a CDS encoding glycerol-3-phosphate responsive antiterminator; translated protein: MKNYPIIASITVDEQIAQAIASDVKRVILMTGNITNLGSIIERLHQSGKQAYVHTEMVSGIGRDASAIQYLADVFKVDGIVTTKSNAVSAARQAGILSIQRIFAIDSAAIETAVRMIKSYKPDEVELMPGLMPRVIQELKERITQPLIVGGLIRHEEEIQQALKSGADFVSIGHEKFWT
- a CDS encoding glycerophosphodiester phosphodiesterase, whose protein sequence is MIIQAVAHRGYPKKYPENTLSSFLKAVELGFTHLELDVHLSKDGIPVVIHDHTVDRMTNGSGRVADYAASELQAFKIEQDEHIPTLEEVLRALKGKIGLNIELKQMGDYYPQLEEKVLEVIEEFNMLDQVVITSFDFDALEKIRQLSSEVRIGLITFGCSKAILDWSLAIGATFLSMHFAFVTEHYIHRCQELGIQLMAWTINETSIMEKFQEYPSVWVCTDELESFMDVLELSGSV